A segment of the Sanyastnella coralliicola genome:
CTAAGCCACTTCCAACATAATGATCGATAAGTACTGTAGTATTCTTGGTGTAGAGAAAACGGCTTCTTTGGAGGAGATTAAAAAGGCCTATCGCAAGAAAGCTCGTCAATTGCACCCCGATGTGAATAAAAGTCCGGATGCGCATGATCAGTTTATTCTTCTGAATGAAGCGTACGAGTACCTTCAAAACTACAAGACAGGTAAGACTTACAACACAAAAAAGCACGGCTACGCTAAAGCAGGTCAACGATACAAGTCATACGAAGAATGGAAGCGCAATGAACGTGAACGCGCACGGAGACGAGCTCAGGAGCATGCGAGAATGCAGTATGAGGCTTTCACCAAGACAGAATTCTACAAAACAACGGAGGCACTCGACGTTCTTGCGGATTTCTTCAACCTGCTTTTTGTTTTGTTCATCTTCATTGGTTGTCCACTGATTGGGTACACTTACAAGGGCGTTGGCGGACTCATAGCAGGAATTGTTATGATTTTTCTGACTGTCCACTTCTGGGCAGATGTGGTCTACAACAACCGTCCGGATTTCAATTTGAAAGAACTCTGGGCCTCCATAGTGCATCTGGCAGAAGTCAAGCGAATTCAACTGGCCGTGCTCCTTTTCATCAACATTGTCCTATTATTCATTTACGGCTTTAACACCCTTATCTCCTTAGGCGCCCTTGCTGCACTTTTCGCTCTTGCGTTAACCGCTGGATTTATTGTAGGCACCCAGCTCAACAAATCCTTCC
Coding sequences within it:
- a CDS encoding J domain-containing protein, which produces MIDKYCSILGVEKTASLEEIKKAYRKKARQLHPDVNKSPDAHDQFILLNEAYEYLQNYKTGKTYNTKKHGYAKAGQRYKSYEEWKRNERERARRRAQEHARMQYEAFTKTEFYKTTEALDVLADFFNLLFVLFIFIGCPLIGYTYKGVGGLIAGIVMIFLTVHFWADVVYNNRPDFNLKELWASIVHLAEVKRIQLAVLLFINIVLLFIYGFNTLISLGALAALFALALTAGFIVGTQLNKSFHKRLILFGIAPGIINLVLLFNYHASSNETAETYSFKRKKELSEDGVENTTLIILEGNKYSEYMPMRFFLEEDSLRWHRKITYNIAEGPIGLRVVKSYEFD